A section of the Flavobacterium ardleyense genome encodes:
- a CDS encoding HIT family protein, which yields MASVFTKIINGEIPAYKVAETAKFLAFLDVNPNAKGHTLCIPKQEIDKIFDMDEDLYLELMQFSRKVAIALGKSIDCKRVGMAVVGLEVPHTHVHLIPLNNMDEMRFEKKVKLEADEFKAIAAKIASNM from the coding sequence ATGGCATCTGTCTTTACCAAAATAATCAACGGCGAAATTCCCGCTTACAAAGTTGCAGAAACGGCAAAATTCTTAGCTTTTCTGGATGTAAATCCAAATGCTAAAGGACATACATTATGTATTCCGAAGCAGGAGATTGATAAGATTTTTGACATGGACGAAGATCTTTATCTTGAATTGATGCAGTTTTCACGTAAAGTTGCAATCGCGTTGGGAAAATCAATTGATTGCAAAAGAGTAGGAATGGCGGTTGTGGGTCTTGAAGTGCCTCATACGCACGTGCATTTGATTCCGTTGAACAATATGGATGAAATGCGTTTTGAAAAGAAAGTAAAACTTGAAGCAGATGAATTTAAAGCAATCGCAGCGAAGATTGCTTCGAATATGTAA
- a CDS encoding sensor histidine kinase, protein MQFAQKNNTIRWIIISFSFFITVLILWNTYIFFQIFKNEERTKMEFWAEAQRTLLQADVFTDVELPLKIISHNTTLPIILTNEKDSIISGVNIDEKILKDQKLSQNLLESLKKENEPIAYEYVPGSFQYLYYGNSSLLNQLKYYPIALLLIIVLFAALVYNYYTSNRMSAQNKLWAGMAKETAHQIGTPLSSLLGWIEIMKADDIDETIVSEIEIDINRLQTIADRFSKVGSAPVLERIDVVEETQKSFEYLTSRFSKQVVFTFKSLPSPVMIDLNAALHSWTIENLVKNAIDAMKGRGEISVLMDEDAKFVKILVSDTGKGIPKNQFKNIFEPGFTTKKRGWGLGLSLTKRIVEEYHKGRIKVLKSEIGKGTTIQISFKKIS, encoded by the coding sequence CAAAAAAACAATACGATCCGCTGGATTATAATCTCATTTTCTTTCTTTATCACGGTTCTCATACTTTGGAATACCTATATTTTTTTTCAAATCTTTAAAAACGAAGAACGCACCAAAATGGAATTTTGGGCAGAAGCACAGAGAACATTATTGCAAGCAGATGTTTTTACAGATGTGGAGCTTCCGCTAAAAATAATTAGCCACAATACCACTCTTCCAATTATTTTGACCAATGAAAAAGATAGTATTATCAGCGGGGTCAATATTGATGAAAAAATATTAAAAGATCAAAAGCTTTCGCAAAATTTGCTCGAGTCACTCAAAAAAGAAAATGAACCAATAGCCTACGAATATGTTCCGGGAAGTTTTCAGTATCTATACTACGGAAATTCCTCTTTGCTGAATCAACTTAAATATTATCCGATCGCATTGTTATTGATAATTGTGCTGTTTGCAGCTTTGGTTTACAATTATTACACAAGCAATAGAATGTCTGCGCAAAATAAACTTTGGGCGGGAATGGCAAAGGAGACGGCGCATCAAATAGGTACGCCTTTGTCATCGCTTCTCGGCTGGATCGAAATTATGAAAGCCGACGATATTGACGAAACCATCGTTTCTGAAATCGAAATTGACATTAACAGACTTCAAACAATTGCCGATCGCTTTTCAAAAGTTGGATCTGCGCCAGTGCTTGAAAGAATTGATGTAGTTGAGGAAACTCAGAAATCTTTTGAATATCTTACTTCTAGGTTTTCGAAACAAGTCGTTTTTACTTTCAAAAGTTTGCCATCGCCGGTGATGATCGATTTGAACGCGGCACTACATAGCTGGACAATAGAAAATCTGGTGAAGAATGCTATCGATGCCATGAAAGGTCGAGGCGAAATTTCCGTTTTGATGGATGAAGACGCTAAATTTGTAAAAATTCTGGTCAGCGATACAGGAAAAGGAATTCCGAAGAATCAGTTCAAAAACATTTTCGAACCTGGTTTTACCACCAAAAAACGTGGTTGGGGATTAGGACTTTCGCTCACCAAGCGAATTGTCGAAGAATATCACAAAGGCCGAATCAAAGTATTAAAATCAGAAATTGGAAAAGGAACCACGATTCAGATAAGCTTTAAGAAAATATCATAA